One segment of Micromonospora parathelypteridis DNA contains the following:
- a CDS encoding metallophosphoesterase produces the protein MLVIAHLSDTHLDSHPRSAERTARVMDYLHALPRPVDAILITGDIADHGEVAEYELAARLFDSSLPVMVCPGNHDVRDAYRKGLLGDDRGGAGPINARHDVAGAVFLLADSSVPGEDDGHLDDETMTWLAAELGSVPAETPTFIAFHHPPVVLHHPVIDPMRLLSADPLAELVAAHPQVVAVLTGHFHTAAASTFAGRPLRIAPGVVSTLRMPWEGEGRLTTQTQPPGVAFHVYDDTGLLTTHYRVVV, from the coding sequence GTGCTGGTCATCGCGCATCTCAGTGACACCCACCTCGACAGCCATCCCCGATCGGCCGAGCGGACCGCCCGGGTCATGGACTACCTGCACGCCCTGCCACGACCGGTCGACGCGATCCTGATCACCGGGGACATCGCCGACCACGGCGAGGTCGCCGAGTACGAGTTGGCCGCGAGGCTCTTCGACTCCTCGTTGCCGGTCATGGTCTGCCCCGGCAATCACGATGTGCGCGACGCGTACCGCAAGGGTCTGCTCGGTGACGACCGCGGCGGCGCCGGCCCGATCAACGCCCGTCACGACGTGGCCGGCGCGGTCTTCCTCCTCGCCGACTCCTCGGTGCCGGGCGAGGACGACGGCCACCTGGACGACGAGACGATGACGTGGCTCGCTGCCGAGCTGGGCTCGGTGCCGGCCGAAACGCCGACGTTCATCGCCTTCCACCATCCCCCGGTGGTGCTGCACCACCCGGTCATCGACCCGATGCGGCTGCTGTCCGCCGATCCCCTGGCCGAGCTGGTCGCCGCCCACCCGCAGGTCGTCGCCGTGCTGACCGGGCATTTCCACACCGCCGCCGCCAGCACCTTCGCCGGCCGCCCACTGCGGATCGCGCCGGGCGTGGTCTCCACCCTCCGGATGCCCTGGGAGGGCGAGGGCCGGCTGACCACCCAGACCCAGCCGCCCGGCGTCGCGTTCCACGTGTACGACGACACCGGCCTGCTCACCACCCACTACCGGGTGGTGGTCTGA
- a CDS encoding SGNH/GDSL hydrolase family protein: MRAGSARRVVASTVAALLTALCVPLVVHAARTQHEPAAAADQHFAVTWAASAGRQNAGPAERSYRLVVRTSVGGNALRIRLTNAFGDHPVTFASAYAGLQRQGAELIPGSNRRLTFGGQSSVTVPAGETTLSDPLPGDVAAQSDLVVSLYVTGAQGPMSGHGLAMQTSYATTGDHAAEEAAVNWTDAMSFWYWLDAVSVQTSAAISSVVTLGDSITDGWASTTNLNHRWPDYLARRLQATPESTVKGVANEGISGNKVLADGAGEAALRRFDRDVLAHPGVGTVFVHEGINDIKARPGVTVDDLAAGYRQLVDRAHAAGKCVVGATLMAYKGWPEYDPAGEAVRQGVNDWIRHSGVFDAVVDFDKITRSPYDPQTLLPLFDSGDHLHPNDMGMQAMADAVDLAALRCDR; the protein is encoded by the coding sequence ATGCGGGCCGGGTCCGCACGTCGCGTGGTGGCGTCCACCGTCGCGGCGCTACTCACGGCGCTCTGCGTACCCCTGGTCGTCCACGCGGCGCGGACCCAGCACGAACCGGCGGCGGCCGCGGACCAGCACTTCGCGGTCACCTGGGCGGCCAGTGCCGGCCGGCAGAACGCCGGGCCCGCCGAGCGCAGCTACCGGCTGGTCGTCCGCACCAGCGTCGGCGGGAACGCCCTACGGATCCGCCTGACCAACGCCTTCGGCGACCACCCGGTCACGTTCGCCAGCGCGTACGCGGGGTTGCAGCGGCAGGGAGCGGAGCTGATCCCGGGCAGCAACCGGCGGCTCACGTTCGGCGGGCAGTCGTCGGTCACCGTCCCGGCCGGGGAGACGACACTCAGCGACCCGCTGCCCGGGGACGTGGCCGCCCAGAGCGATCTCGTCGTGAGCCTCTACGTCACCGGTGCCCAGGGGCCCATGAGCGGGCACGGCCTGGCCATGCAGACGTCGTACGCGACCACGGGTGATCACGCCGCCGAGGAGGCGGCGGTCAACTGGACCGACGCGATGAGCTTCTGGTACTGGCTGGACGCCGTCAGCGTGCAGACATCCGCCGCGATCAGCTCGGTCGTGACGCTCGGTGACTCCATCACCGACGGGTGGGCCTCGACCACGAACCTGAACCACCGCTGGCCCGACTACCTCGCCCGGCGGCTCCAGGCCACGCCCGAGAGCACGGTGAAGGGCGTGGCCAACGAGGGCATCTCCGGCAACAAGGTCCTCGCCGACGGCGCCGGGGAGGCCGCGCTGCGCCGGTTCGATCGTGACGTGCTCGCCCACCCCGGGGTCGGCACGGTGTTCGTGCACGAAGGCATCAACGACATCAAGGCCCGCCCCGGTGTCACCGTGGACGACCTGGCCGCCGGCTACCGGCAGTTGGTCGACCGGGCGCACGCGGCGGGCAAGTGCGTCGTCGGCGCCACGCTGATGGCCTACAAGGGCTGGCCCGAGTACGACCCCGCCGGTGAGGCCGTGCGCCAGGGCGTCAACGACTGGATCAGGCACAGTGGCGTGTTCGACGCCGTGGTCGACTTCGACAAGATCACCCGCAGTCCGTACGACCCGCAGACGCTCCTGCCGCTCTTCGACAGCGGGGATCATCTCCACCCGAACGACATGGGCATGCAGGCGATGGCGGACGCCGTCGACCTGGCCGCGCTGCGCTGCGATCGCTG
- a CDS encoding LysE family translocator: protein MREVAVLGFLLAVAPITATPGASLTLVVSRVATGGRRQGWWVILGTVTGLYVHATLAAVGLAALVLRSSQAFWVVKLVGAAYLVGLGIWLLWSASRRPTGPPPTVRARRLPWRVDHPYLQGLLGNVLNPKAAAIYLTLAPQFLEPGRPVLVPMLLLATAHAALHTCWLAGWTAVSGAAARLLRKASVRRVFDRLTGAILLGLGVRAAVS from the coding sequence ATGCGCGAAGTAGCAGTGCTCGGCTTCCTGCTCGCCGTCGCGCCGATCACCGCCACTCCGGGAGCGAGCCTGACGCTTGTCGTTTCGCGCGTCGCCACCGGCGGGCGGCGGCAGGGCTGGTGGGTGATCCTGGGTACGGTCACCGGGCTCTACGTGCACGCCACCCTGGCCGCCGTCGGCCTGGCCGCGTTGGTGCTCCGCTCGTCGCAGGCGTTCTGGGTCGTCAAGCTGGTCGGCGCCGCCTACCTCGTGGGGCTCGGGATCTGGCTGCTCTGGTCCGCGTCCCGCCGCCCCACCGGGCCACCACCGACGGTGCGTGCCCGGAGGCTGCCGTGGCGCGTCGACCACCCCTACCTGCAGGGGCTGCTCGGCAACGTCCTGAATCCCAAGGCCGCCGCCATCTACCTCACCCTCGCACCACAGTTCCTCGAACCGGGCCGACCCGTGCTGGTGCCGATGCTGCTCCTCGCCACGGCCCACGCCGCACTGCACACCTGCTGGCTCGCCGGTTGGACGGCGGTCTCTGGCGCCGCCGCCCGGCTGCTTCGCAAGGCGAGCGTGCGACGCGTGTTCGATCGACTGACCGGTGCGATCCTGCTCGGCCTGGGCGTGCGGGCGGCGGTCTCCTGA